In the genome of Paenibacillus sp. FSL R5-0766, one region contains:
- a CDS encoding MFS transporter codes for MRWLDNYPKEVRIFLLASLVNATGSALMWPLTTMYVFDELGRTMANAGFVILIQSLGGIFGQLLGGSLYHRVGVKKLIIGSLALNALGLFALPWISAYWVIFICAMGWIGLFSSLSLPAIQAFIGFRFAERRGELFNIIYVANNIGVAIGTALSGFLADFSYHLSFVLNGVTSAGFAIFFWYYLSRVEPDQGEVHLTKRKTVPDGPGVWALLGNTRLYLFMSLGVLFLLFGNSIWNTGVSPYIISEGMEKRMYGLLWTLNGVLIFVGQPFTSWVKRTMARTSTAQMTASAVFYGMAYIVMITMYSYPGMVLAMVLATFGEMLISPATPAFISEHAGRAAPFYIGISGGIGAVGRVIGPYAMGVMYDKEGLIPVAWLATGTAAIAVLGFVLHAVLNRNREVKEYGMDT; via the coding sequence ATGAGATGGCTGGATAACTATCCAAAAGAAGTGAGAATATTTTTATTAGCAAGTCTGGTTAACGCAACCGGCAGTGCCTTGATGTGGCCGCTGACCACCATGTATGTGTTTGATGAGCTTGGACGAACGATGGCCAACGCCGGTTTTGTGATCCTCATTCAGTCCCTGGGTGGCATCTTTGGACAATTGCTTGGTGGTTCGTTGTACCATCGGGTGGGCGTGAAGAAGCTGATCATTGGTTCACTGGCGCTTAATGCGTTAGGTTTGTTTGCGTTGCCGTGGATTAGTGCGTATTGGGTCATATTTATATGTGCCATGGGCTGGATTGGGCTGTTCAGTTCATTGTCGCTGCCAGCGATTCAAGCCTTTATTGGCTTCCGGTTTGCGGAGCGACGCGGTGAATTATTCAATATTATCTATGTGGCGAACAATATCGGGGTGGCGATTGGTACGGCGCTGAGTGGTTTTCTGGCTGACTTTTCCTATCACCTCAGCTTTGTACTGAATGGGGTAACCTCAGCCGGGTTTGCGATTTTCTTCTGGTATTATCTGTCGCGGGTTGAACCGGATCAGGGGGAAGTACATCTGACCAAACGGAAAACCGTCCCCGATGGGCCGGGCGTCTGGGCATTGCTGGGTAATACCCGACTATATCTGTTTATGAGCTTGGGCGTGCTCTTCCTGTTATTCGGTAACTCCATCTGGAACACAGGTGTGTCACCCTATATCATTTCTGAGGGTATGGAAAAAAGAATGTACGGTCTGCTCTGGACCCTGAACGGGGTGCTGATCTTTGTGGGCCAACCTTTTACCAGCTGGGTGAAACGGACCATGGCCCGTACCTCCACGGCCCAGATGACGGCGAGTGCGGTATTCTATGGCATGGCCTACATTGTCATGATTACCATGTACAGCTATCCGGGCATGGTGCTTGCAATGGTACTTGCCACGTTTGGAGAGATGTTGATCTCCCCTGCAACGCCTGCATTTATCTCCGAGCATGCTGGCAGGGCGGCACCTTTTTACATCGGGATATCGGGTGGGATCGGTGCGGTTGGACGGGTTATCGGCCCCTATGCGATGGGGGTCATGTATGACAAAGAGGGACTTATTCCTGTAGCGTGGCTGGCAACAGGCACAGCGGCGATTGCTGTACTTGGTTTTGTATTGCACGCGGTGTTGAACCGTAATCGTGAAGTGAAGGAGTATGGGATGGATACGTAA
- a CDS encoding response regulator, with product MYKVLLVDDEFMISDGISSVVNWSRLGTELIGIAQDGLEALASIERQRPDIIISDIRMPGMDGLQLVEAVAEKYQDISFIMLTGFTEFEYAKTAMQYGVKHYLLKPCSEEHLVQAISELVSEKRELTDQERFVQSIQYNLERVLPHAKEYFLKELVTNRTYGVKEWKYFEELFDVQFQDQRVRLLLVEIEGDHEYLHLFAVKNIAEDIFHNPILSATVGGHVLLIMEDKLSETQLFHNIDEIRATFTRYYHDDLTIALSEPEDLSQARHLYMQTLVYLNYRFYLGEGSLIMERDIYSPGEHSLPEFEYDPERMVTAIKAGHWQEVGTELNRMFQLLASLRYDISQTKSYLIQMFMEMIRLSGSAEMKRYMDQLPGMIESSTLHSFQQFLLAVAKEITLRRYEQHRSRQSQMVGSVKQLVEKRYRDETLTLQSIAGEIYMNPDYIGKMFKKETGEKFTNYVLSYRIRKALELLDQNGNCTVSSLAEQTGFGANWPYFSKMFKKYTGFSPSEYKKVP from the coding sequence ATGTATAAGGTTTTGTTGGTCGATGATGAATTTATGATCTCGGACGGGATCTCCAGTGTGGTGAACTGGTCCCGATTAGGAACAGAACTGATCGGCATTGCTCAAGATGGATTGGAAGCGCTTGCTTCAATCGAGCGGCAACGCCCGGATATTATCATCTCGGACATTCGTATGCCGGGAATGGATGGCTTACAGCTGGTTGAAGCAGTGGCGGAGAAGTATCAGGATATCTCATTCATCATGCTCACGGGTTTTACGGAGTTCGAATATGCGAAAACGGCCATGCAGTATGGGGTGAAGCACTATTTGCTTAAGCCCTGCAGCGAGGAGCATCTTGTACAGGCTATCAGTGAATTGGTCAGTGAGAAGCGAGAGTTAACCGATCAGGAGCGTTTTGTGCAGTCGATCCAATATAATCTGGAGCGTGTACTGCCACATGCCAAGGAGTATTTTCTGAAAGAATTGGTCACCAACAGAACATACGGGGTCAAGGAATGGAAGTATTTCGAGGAATTATTCGATGTACAGTTCCAGGATCAGCGTGTGCGGTTGTTGCTGGTAGAGATTGAGGGGGATCATGAGTATTTGCACTTGTTCGCGGTTAAGAACATTGCCGAAGATATTTTTCACAACCCAATTTTAAGTGCCACGGTTGGGGGGCATGTGCTACTAATCATGGAGGACAAGTTGTCTGAAACGCAGTTGTTCCATAATATCGATGAGATTCGCGCCACATTTACCCGATATTATCATGATGATCTCACGATTGCGCTGAGCGAGCCAGAAGATCTTTCGCAGGCACGCCATTTGTACATGCAGACGCTGGTTTATCTCAATTACCGATTCTATCTCGGTGAGGGTAGTCTTATTATGGAACGGGATATTTACTCTCCCGGGGAGCACAGTCTTCCTGAATTCGAATACGATCCGGAGCGGATGGTTACTGCAATCAAGGCCGGACACTGGCAGGAAGTTGGAACAGAGCTGAACCGGATGTTTCAGCTGCTTGCCAGCTTGCGGTACGATATCTCCCAAACGAAGTCCTATCTTATTCAGATGTTTATGGAGATGATTCGACTCAGTGGCTCTGCCGAGATGAAAAGGTATATGGACCAGTTGCCAGGCATGATTGAATCCAGCACCCTGCATTCTTTTCAACAGTTTCTGCTTGCCGTCGCCAAAGAAATCACCTTGCGCCGCTACGAACAACACCGCTCCAGACAATCGCAGATGGTAGGTAGTGTGAAACAGCTGGTAGAGAAGCGCTACAGGGACGAGACATTAACACTCCAGTCCATCGCTGGGGAAATATACATGAATCCAGACTACATCGGCAAAATGTTCAAAAAAGAAACCGGTGAGAAATTTACGAACTATGTGTTAAGCTACCGCATCCGTAAAGCGTTGGAGCTTCTGGATCAGAACGGGAACTGCACTGTATCCTCGCTTGCCGAGCAGACAGGGTTTGGTGCCAACTGGCCGTATTTCAGCAAAATGTTCAAGAAATACACGGGTTTCTCCCCTTCCGAGTATAAAAAAGTACCTTAA